In the Bacillota bacterium genome, GGAGGCGGGCGAGCTGGCCTGGCGCGACGTGGTGGCCGAGTTCTACGGCCCCTTCGACCAGGCGGTCCGGCGCGCCGAGGCGGAGGTGGAGCGGGTCGAGCTGCCCAGCGAGCCGACGGACGAGACGTGCGACCTCTGCGGCCGCCCCATGGTGGTCAAGCACGGCCGCTTCGGGCCCTTCCTGGCCTGCACCGGCTACCCGGAGTGCAAGCGTACACGACCCCTCCTGGAGAAGGTGGGGGTCGCCTGCCCCGAGTGCGGCGGGGAGCTGGTCGTGCGGCGAAGCCGCAAGGGCCGCCGCTTCTACGGTTGCGCCAACTATCCGCAGTGCACCTTCGTCAGCTGGGAACGCCCGGTGGAGGGCCGCTGCCCCAACTGCGGCGGCTGGCTGGTGGAGCGGCGCACCCGGAACGGGGTCGGCATCCAGTGCGGCCGCAAATGCGGCTACGTCCAGCCGGCGGAGGAGGCGGCACTGCCCCGGGGCGGCCGCGCCTGACCGCGCGTCGCCGCCGTGCGGGAGGGGCGTCAAGGCGTCCCCCCGCGGTTCGATTCCCCGGCAGGGATCCGCAGGGAGCGGATCGGCGGGGAGGGGGCCGGCTCGATGAGCGGGAGCCCGGGCGGAACGGAGCGACTGGGCGAGGCGCTGGAGGATTTCCGCGGCTTCCTGGAGGCCGAGCGCGGCTACTCGCCGCACACCGTGCGCGCCTACACGGGCGACGTGCTGCAGTGCCTGGGCGCGCTGGGCCTGGAGCCGGACGAGCCGGTGGAGCGGCTGGCGGAGGTGGAGAGCGGCCGGCTGCGCGCCTTCCTCGGCACGCTCAGTCTGGGCGAGGGCTACGCGCGCCGCTCGGTCGCGAGGAAGCTGGCCGCCCTGCGCAGCTTCTTCCGCTACGGGCGGCGGCGCGGTTGGCTGGAGGTCGATCCCACGGACCTCCTGGAGGCGCCCAAGCTGGAGCACCCGCTGCCGCGCCTGGTGAGCGTGGAGCAGGTCTTCCGCCTCATCAGCCTGCCGGATGAGACGGCCGCCGGCCTGCGCGACCGGGCGTTGCTCGAGACGCTCTACGCCACCGGCGCGCGTGTCTCGGAGCTGGTCCGGCTGGACATGACGCGGATCGACCTGGGAAGGCAGGAGCTCTTTCTCTTCGGCAAGGGCGCCAAGGAGCGACGCGTGCCGCTGGGGCGCGAGGCGGTCCGCAGCCTGGCGCGATACCTGGCCGAGGGACGGCCGCTCCTGGCGGCGCGGGCCCGCCGCGAGAGCCCTGACGCGCGCGAGGCGCTCTGGCTCAACCAGCGGGGCGGTCGCCTGACGGCACGCGGAGTCCGCCACATCCTCGACCAGTACGTGGAGCGACTGGCCGATCTGGAGCATCTCAGCCCGCACACGCTGCGCCATGCCTTCGCCACCCATCTGCTGGACGGAGGAGCGGACATCCGCGTGGTCCAGGAGTTGCTCGGCCACGCCCGCGTCTCGACGACGCAGATCTACACGCACGTCTCGCGCCTCCACCTCCGCGAGGTGTACAATCGAGCGCACCCGAGGGCGTAGGCCGGCCTGCCGGTCCGCCGGGAGGGATGCGCATGCTCCGCGCCACCACCGTGGTGGCCGTCCGCCGCGACGGGCGGTTGGCCATGGGTTCGGACGGCCAGGTCACCCAGGAGTCGATCATCCTCAAGCACGGGGCGCAGAAGGTGCGGCGCCTGGGCGGCGGCCGTGTGCTGGCCGGCTTCGCCGGCTCGGTCGCCGACGCGCTGACGCTCTTCGAGAAGTTCGAGGGCCACCTGCAGCAGAGCGGTGGTCGGCTGGGTAGGGCGGCGGTCGAGCTGGCCAAGGAGTGGCGGACGGACCGCGTGCTCCGCCGCCTGGAGGCTCTGATGCTGGTGGGCGACGCCGAGAACCTCCTCCTGCTCTCGGGCGGCGGCGAGGTGATCGAGCCGGATGAGCCCGTGATGGCCATCGGCTCGGGCGGGCCGTACGCGCTGGCGGCCGGGCGGGCGTTGCTGCGGAACACGCCCATGACGGCGGCGGAGATCGTTCGCCAGTCGCTCCTCATCGCCTCGGAGATCTGCATCTACACGAACGACCGGATCACCGTGGAGGAGCTGGATTGACCATGCCGGCCCCCTTGCACGACCCAACGCCGCGCCAGATCGTCGAGGAGCTCGACAAGTACATCGTCGGCCAGGCGGCGGCCAAGCGGGCGGTGGCGGTCGCCCTGCGCAACCGGCTGCGGCGTCGGCGCCTTCCTCCGGCGCTGCGCGAGGAGATCCTGCCCAAGAACATCCTCATGATCGGCCCCACCGGCGTGGGCAAGACGGAGATCGCCCGGCGCCTGGCACGCCTGGTGGAGGCGCCCTTCGTCAAGGTGGAGGCGACCAAGTTCACCGAGGTGGGCTACGTCGGGCGGGACGTAGACACCATGGTACGCGACTTGGTGGAGGCGTCGCTGCGCATGGTGCGCGAGGAGCATGCGCGCCAGGTGCGGGGGCGGGCGGAGGAGGCGGCCCGCGAGCGGTTGCTCGAGGCGCTGGTCCCCGCCCCGCGTGCCCGGAGCGGTTTCCGCAACCCCCTGGAGGCGCTGATGCAGGGCTTCGGGGGAGCCCCCGAGCCGGAGCCACCGCCCGAGGAGCGCCAGGCATTGGCCGCGCGCCGGCGGGAGGTGGCGCTGCGGCTCGACGCCGGCGAGCTGGAGGGGGAGAGCGTCGAGATCGAGGTGGAGGAGAGCCGGCCCCCCCTGCTCGAGATGTTCGGCGGCCAGGGGAGCGAGAGCTTCGGCATCAACCTCCAGGACCTGTTCGGCCAAGGTTTCCCCCGCCGGACCCGGCGGCGCCGCATGAGCGTGGCCGAGGCCAGGAAGGTGCTGGTCGAGCAGGAGGTGGACCACCTCATCGACCAGGACCGCCTCCAGGCCGAGGCCATCTACCGGGCCGAGCAGAACGGGATCATCTTCATCGACGAGATCGACAAGATCGCCGAGCCGGGCCGCGGCGGCTACGGTCCGGACGTCTCGCGCGAGGGTGTCCAGCGCGACATCCTGCCCATCGTGGAGGGCACCACCGTCCTGACCAAGTACGGGCCGGTGCGGACCGACCACATCCTCTTCGTCGCCGCCGGCGCTTTCCACCTCTCCAGGCCCAGTGACCTCATCCCCGAGCTCCAGGGCCGCTTCCCCATCCGTGTGGAGCTGGAGCCCCTGACCGCGGCCGACTTCCGGCGCATCCTGGTGGAGCCGGAGAACGCGCTGACCAAGCAGTACTCCGCCCTCCTGGCCACCGAGGGCGTGGAGCTGGAGTGGACGGAGGACGGCATCGAGGAGATCGCCGAGCTGGCGCAGCGGGTCAACGAGGGGACGGAGAACATCGGCGCCCGGCGCCTCCACACCCTGTTGGAAAAGCTCCTGGAGGACCTCTCCTTCCGCGCCCCCGAGCTGGCGCCCGCCACCGTCCGCATCGACCGCGACTTCGTCCGCCGGCAGCTGGCCGACGTGGTGGCGGACACCGACCTGAGCCGCTACATCCTCTGACCGCCGGCCCTTCTGCCGGGGCTCCCCGGGGCCGCGGGCGACGCGCAGAGCGGGGGCGCGCCGCCCGCGGCCTCCTTCGTACTCCCCCTGCCAGAGATTTTTTCCACCCCTGGGAGGAGTTTGTCGAGCAGGGTCGAAAGCACCTGTCTGTCAACTGGAAGCGCATGCCCAATTGTCGACATAATGAGTTTCTCCGCCCAGGGCAAACCCGGCGAAAGCCGGGGACGCAAAGCCGTGGGCCCTCGTCGGTGACGACAGGGCGGCCGGGCTGCCGGAGAGTTCTGAACGTTCTCCGCCTCCCGGCCAGGTGCCGAGAGGCGTTTTCATTCCAGCGGCATCGGGCGGCGGAGCGAGCCCTGGGCGGGGGTGGTCGACGATGCGGGCGGGGCAGGGAGGGAGAGGCATGACGCCAGCGTCGCCGCTTCTCGACCGGCTGGAAGCCGGACTCGGATTGGCCTCGCTGCGCCAGCGGCTTTTGGCCCAGGATGCGGCCAATGCGGAGACCCCCGGCTACCGGCCGCTGGACGCGGTGGCCGTCGCCGACCGCTCGGCGCCGGGCGGCTTCCGCGCCATGCTGGTGGCTTCCGCCGCCACCATGCGCGCCGACGGCAGCGGCGTCGACCCCGACCAGACGGTGGTCGCCCTGACGGAGAACGCGCTCTGGTACCAGGCCATGGCCGGGCAGGCGGCCGCGGAGCTGGCCCGTTTCCGGACGGCGGTCAGCGAGGGGAGGCAGTAAGCCGTGAACCTCTGGCAGTCCATGAACATCAGCGCCTCGGGACTGACCGCCGAGCGCTTCCGCATCGACCTGGTGGCCTCCAACCTGGCCAACGTGGAGAGCACGGCGGCGCGGCCGGGCGGGGCGGCCTTCCAGCGCCAGCTGGCCTACTTCCAGGAGGCCTGGGGTGCCGACGGCCCCGCCGGCGTCGTGGTGGCCGGCGTCTACCGCGACCCGCGCCCGGGGCCGGTGGAGTACCAGCCCGGCAATCCGGCCGCCGACGCGCAGGGCTACGTCCAGCTTCCCAACGTCGACCCCACCAGCGAGGCCGTCGACCTGCTGGCCGCCTCGCGCGCCTACGAGATGAACGCCACCGCCTTCTCGGTCGGCCGCGACCTCTTCCGGCAGGGGCTGGCCATCGGGCAGGCCTGAGAGGGGAGAAGAAGGGTGCCCACGGGTCTCTCGCCTGTCCAGTCGCTTCCCGCCGCCCCCGCCGGTCCGGTCGGGCCGTCCGGGCCTGGCGGCCGGGCCGCCGGTGGCACGGCGTCGAGCTTCGCCCAGCAGCTGGCGCAGGCGCTGGACGGGGTCAACCAGCTCCAGCTCGAGGCGCAGCAGGCGGCCGCCTCGCTCCTCCAGGGCGGCGTGGGCGACGTCGCCCAGGTGGTCATCGCCAGCGAGAAAGCCTCGCTGGCCCTCCAGCTCGTGGCCACCGTGCGCAACGAGGCGCTGGCCGCCTATCAGGACGTGATGCGGACGCCGCTCTAGCTCCCCGGCGGAGCGGTCATCGGTGATGGCGGGGCAGACCCGCGGGATGGGGGCGGAGCCGGTCGGTATGAGCCTCTCGGTCCGGGCGCTGGGCGAGCAGCTGGGCAGCTTCTGGAACCGCCTGGAACGCGGGCCGCGCCGGCTGCTGGCGGGCGCGGCGGCGCTGGCGCTGGCGGCGGTGGTGGCGGTCGCCTTCCTCGGTCACCGCGCCCCGGCCATGGCGCCGCTCTTCTCGCACCTGAACAGCCAGGACGCGGCGGCCATCACGCAGCAGCTGCAGAGTCAGGGCGTCCCCTACCAGCTGGCCGACCAGGGCCAGACCGTCCTCGTCCCTGCCGATCAGGTCTACAAGCTCCGCCTGGACATGGCCGCCAAAGGCCTCCCCTCCTCGGGCGTGGTGGGCTTCGAGAGCATGAACAGTCTGCCGTTGGGGGCGACTTCCTTCCAGCAGCAGGTGGCCTACCTGCGCGCCCTGGAGGGCGAGCTGACGCGGACCATCCTGCAGATCCAGGGGGTGGCGGGGGCGCGGGTGCACATCAACCTGCCCCAGCCCAGCGTCTTCGTCTCGCAGCAGCAGCCGGCCAGCGCCGCGGTGATGGTGGAGATGGCGCCCGGCCAGCTCCTCGAACCCGACCAGGTGGCCGGCATCCGCCACCTGGTGGCGGCCAGCGTGCCGGACCTGAAGCCGGAGGACGTGGTCATCGTCGACCAGTACGGGCGCTCGCTGGACACCGCCAGCGGCGACCAAGCCGCGGCGGGGCCGGCGGGGTACGCCCAGCAGCGGGCCTTCGAGCAGGACCTGCAGCAGTCGGTGACCGGCCTGCTGCAGCAGGTCTTCGGCTCCACGCCTGTGGCCGTCCGGGTCAGCGCCTCGCTGGACATGAACCAGCGGACGATCCAGAACGACACCTACACGCCGCCCGCCGGCGCCGGCGGCAACGGCGGCTTGGCGCAGAGCGTCCACCAGCTGCAGGAGCAGTTCAGCGGCACGGGCCTGCCGCCCGGCGGGCTGGCCGGCTCGGCCAGCAACCTGCCGCCTGGCGCCACCGTGCCCACCTACCCGGCCGGAGGCAACGGCGGTACCAACACCTACACGCAGACCGACACCACCACCGATTATCTCGTCAATCACATCCAGGAGCAGATCAAAGTGGCGCCGGGCGCCATCCAGCGCCTCTCGGTGGCGGTGGTGGTGGGCGCCAACCTGACGCCGGCCCAGCAGCAGGCGGTACAGCGGGTGGTGGAGGCTGCGGTGGGGGCCAACGCCCAGCGCGGCGATGTGGTGACGGTGCTGGGCATGCCCTTCCGCTCGGCACGGCCGGCCGCCACGCAGCCGGCGACGGCGCCCAGACCGTCGCTGCTCCAGCCGCCCTACGTCTACGCGCTGGCGGCGGCGGCGCTCCTGCTCCTGCTGCTGGCCGTGGCGGTGGCGCTGGCCGCCCGCTCCCGCCGGCGAGCCCAGGCGCAGCTGGAGGAGATGCAGGCGTTGCTGGCGCGGCGTCAGGAGGCGCCGTCGCCGCAGCCGGCGCCCGCGGCGGCGGCGGAGCCACCGCGCGACGGCAGGGCGGTGCTGGAGCGGGCGAGGCGTCTGGCCCTGGCCGACCCCGAGACCGCCGCCAACGTGATTCGCTCCTGGCTCTCGGAGAACTAGCGAGCCGGATGCGAGAGGAAGGGTGAGCAAGGTGACGGTGCGACCGCGGCAGAAGGCGGCGATCCTCTGCCAGGCCCTGGGGCCCCAGGCCTGCCAGGCCATCTTCCGGCGGCTGACGGACGAGGAGATCGAGCAGCTGACGCTGGAGATCGCCAACCTGGGCCCCGTCCAGCCGGAGACCGAGGAGGGCGTTCTGGAGGACTTCGCCACCCTGGGCGAGGCCCAGAGCTACGTCCGCGTGGGCGGCATCAGCGCCGCCCGGCAGCTGCTGGACCAGGTGCTGGGGCCGGCCAAGACGGCCGAGATCCTGCAGCGCCTGACGGCCACGCTCCAGGTCCGCCCCTTCGACTTCATCCGCCGCGCTGACCCGGCCCAGCTGCTCAGCTTCCTGGAGGGGGAGCACCCGCAGACGGTGGCGCTGGTGATGGCCTACATGTCGCCCGAGCAGGCCGCCCAGGTGCTGGCTGCGCTGCCCCCCGAGATGCAGGTGGACGTGGTGCGGCGCATCGCCACCATGGCGCGCACCTCGCCCGACGTGGTCAAGGAGGTGGAGCGGGTCCTGGAGAGGAAGCTGGCCGCCCTCACCAGCCAGGGCTCCACCGAGATCGCCGGCGTGCAGGCGGTGGTGCAGATGCTCAACCGGGTCGACCGGGGCACGGAGCGGAGCATCGTGGAGAACCTGGGCGCCACCGACCCCGAGCTCATGGAGGAGATCCGCCAGCGCATGTTCGTCTTCGAGGACCTGGTCTTCCTCGACGACCGCTCGCTGCAGCGGGCGCTGCGCGAGATCGACCTCAACACCGACCTGCCGCTGGCCATGCGCGGCGCCAGCGACGAGGTGAAGGCCAAGATCCTGCGCAACCTCTCGCAGCGCGCCGGCCAGCTGCTGCAGGAGAACATGGAGTACCTCGGCCCCGTGCGCCTGCGCGAGGTGGAGGAGGCGCAGCAGCGGATCGTGGCCGCCGTCCGTCGCCTGGAGGATGCGGGCGAGATCGTCGTCAGCCGCGGAGGAAGGGATGAGGTCCTTGTCTAGGCTCTTGAAGAGCGCCGGCCTGGCGGGGGAGGCGGCCCCCCGCGCGCTCTGGGAGGACCTCCCCCCGGAGGGCGCCGCGGCACCCGAGCCGTCACCCGCGCCGGCGGCCAGGGCCGCAGAGGAGGCGGCCCTGGCGCGGCGGCGGGCCGAGGCTGAGGGCTATTCCGAGGGCTACCGGCGCGGACTGGAAGAGGGCAGGGCGGCGGGACGCGAGGAGGGCCGGCAGCGAGGCTACGAGGAGGGCTACCGGGCGGCGCTGGCCGACGCGGCCGAGCGGGCGGCGGCGCTGGCGGCCGAGGCCGAGGACGTGCTGGCACGGGCCGAGGAGGCGGCGGCGGCCGAGCTGGAGGCGGTGCCGGCCGCCGTGGCCGCGCTGGCCGTGGAGGTGGGCGTGCGCCTGCTGCGGAGCCGGCTCGAGACCGAGCCCGAGGCGCTGGTGGCCATGGCACGCGGCATCCT is a window encoding:
- the fliG gene encoding flagellar motor switch protein FliG — its product is MSKVTVRPRQKAAILCQALGPQACQAIFRRLTDEEIEQLTLEIANLGPVQPETEEGVLEDFATLGEAQSYVRVGGISAARQLLDQVLGPAKTAEILQRLTATLQVRPFDFIRRADPAQLLSFLEGEHPQTVALVMAYMSPEQAAQVLAALPPEMQVDVVRRIATMARTSPDVVKEVERVLERKLAALTSQGSTEIAGVQAVVQMLNRVDRGTERSIVENLGATDPELMEEIRQRMFVFEDLVFLDDRSLQRALREIDLNTDLPLAMRGASDEVKAKILRNLSQRAGQLLQENMEYLGPVRLREVEEAQQRIVAAVRRLEDAGEIVVSRGGRDEVLV
- the hslV gene encoding ATP-dependent protease subunit HslV, producing the protein MLRATTVVAVRRDGRLAMGSDGQVTQESIILKHGAQKVRRLGGGRVLAGFAGSVADALTLFEKFEGHLQQSGGRLGRAAVELAKEWRTDRVLRRLEALMLVGDAENLLLLSGGGEVIEPDEPVMAIGSGGPYALAAGRALLRNTPMTAAEIVRQSLLIASEICIYTNDRITVEELD
- a CDS encoding tyrosine recombinase; amino-acid sequence: MSGSPGGTERLGEALEDFRGFLEAERGYSPHTVRAYTGDVLQCLGALGLEPDEPVERLAEVESGRLRAFLGTLSLGEGYARRSVARKLAALRSFFRYGRRRGWLEVDPTDLLEAPKLEHPLPRLVSVEQVFRLISLPDETAAGLRDRALLETLYATGARVSELVRLDMTRIDLGRQELFLFGKGAKERRVPLGREAVRSLARYLAEGRPLLAARARRESPDAREALWLNQRGGRLTARGVRHILDQYVERLADLEHLSPHTLRHAFATHLLDGGADIRVVQELLGHARVSTTQIYTHVSRLHLREVYNRAHPRA
- the hslU gene encoding ATP-dependent protease ATPase subunit HslU encodes the protein MPAPLHDPTPRQIVEELDKYIVGQAAAKRAVAVALRNRLRRRRLPPALREEILPKNILMIGPTGVGKTEIARRLARLVEAPFVKVEATKFTEVGYVGRDVDTMVRDLVEASLRMVREEHARQVRGRAEEAARERLLEALVPAPRARSGFRNPLEALMQGFGGAPEPEPPPEERQALAARRREVALRLDAGELEGESVEIEVEESRPPLLEMFGGQGSESFGINLQDLFGQGFPRRTRRRRMSVAEARKVLVEQEVDHLIDQDRLQAEAIYRAEQNGIIFIDEIDKIAEPGRGGYGPDVSREGVQRDILPIVEGTTVLTKYGPVRTDHILFVAAGAFHLSRPSDLIPELQGRFPIRVELEPLTAADFRRILVEPENALTKQYSALLATEGVELEWTEDGIEEIAELAQRVNEGTENIGARRLHTLLEKLLEDLSFRAPELAPATVRIDRDFVRRQLADVVADTDLSRYIL
- the flgC gene encoding flagellar basal body rod protein FlgC translates to MNLWQSMNISASGLTAERFRIDLVASNLANVESTAARPGGAAFQRQLAYFQEAWGADGPAGVVVAGVYRDPRPGPVEYQPGNPAADAQGYVQLPNVDPTSEAVDLLAASRAYEMNATAFSVGRDLFRQGLAIGQA
- the fliF gene encoding flagellar M-ring protein FliF — protein: MSLSVRALGEQLGSFWNRLERGPRRLLAGAAALALAAVVAVAFLGHRAPAMAPLFSHLNSQDAAAITQQLQSQGVPYQLADQGQTVLVPADQVYKLRLDMAAKGLPSSGVVGFESMNSLPLGATSFQQQVAYLRALEGELTRTILQIQGVAGARVHINLPQPSVFVSQQQPASAAVMVEMAPGQLLEPDQVAGIRHLVAASVPDLKPEDVVIVDQYGRSLDTASGDQAAAGPAGYAQQRAFEQDLQQSVTGLLQQVFGSTPVAVRVSASLDMNQRTIQNDTYTPPAGAGGNGGLAQSVHQLQEQFSGTGLPPGGLAGSASNLPPGATVPTYPAGGNGGTNTYTQTDTTTDYLVNHIQEQIKVAPGAIQRLSVAVVVGANLTPAQQQAVQRVVEAAVGANAQRGDVVTVLGMPFRSARPAATQPATAPRPSLLQPPYVYALAAAALLLLLLAVAVALAARSRRRAQAQLEEMQALLARRQEAPSPQPAPAAAAEPPRDGRAVLERARRLALADPETAANVIRSWLSEN
- the fliE gene encoding flagellar hook-basal body complex protein FliE gives rise to the protein MPTGLSPVQSLPAAPAGPVGPSGPGGRAAGGTASSFAQQLAQALDGVNQLQLEAQQAAASLLQGGVGDVAQVVIASEKASLALQLVATVRNEALAAYQDVMRTPL